In one Pseudoclavibacter sp. Marseille-Q3772 genomic region, the following are encoded:
- the rpsO gene encoding 30S ribosomal protein S15: protein MALNAQKKQDIIAEYATHEGDTGSPEVQVALLTARIKELTEHLKHHKHDYHSRRGLLLLVGQRRRLLTYLAGVDIERYRSLIDRLGLRR from the coding sequence ATGGCGCTGAACGCACAGAAGAAGCAAGACATCATTGCCGAGTACGCAACGCATGAGGGCGACACTGGAAGCCCCGAGGTTCAGGTTGCGCTGCTCACGGCCCGGATTAAAGAACTCACCGAGCACCTCAAGCACCACAAGCACGACTACCACTCGCGCCGTGGCCTGCTCCTGCTGGTAGGTCAGCGCCGTCGCCTGCTTACCTACCTTGCCGGTGTCGACATCGAACGCTACCGTTCGCTTATCGACCGTCTCGGACTGCGCCGCTAG
- the hemW gene encoding radical SAM family heme chaperone HemW, translated as MPPSALPAGAPLPASGSLPAITREHLAGRQFGAYVHVPFCRVRCGYCDFNTYTSSELADATPGQYPDSLRQEFALARRVLDEIGHCEPLHTVFFGGGTPTLLPARTLVQALEQLRETFGLRDDAEITTEANPDSVDSEYLLELKRGGFTRVSFGVQSAVPHVLRTLDRTHDPARVGDVVRAAKAVGLETSIDLIYGTPGETLADWRSSLELACELKPEHISAYALIVEPGTAIARQIRRGTISAVDDDLQADMYELADEVLTAAGYEWYELSNWSLGGNQPCRHNYAYWQDTDWWGFGPGAHGHINGVRFWNVKHPTAYAQRLAAGESPAAGHEVLSEQDKLFERILLQTRLRSGLATRVVDRPDAVDECLNDGLIEAVPAAEGRIVLTLRGRMLADIVARRLTD; from the coding sequence TTGCCCCCTAGCGCTCTACCTGCGGGGGCGCCGCTACCCGCATCCGGATCTCTGCCAGCTATCACACGTGAGCACCTTGCCGGACGGCAATTTGGTGCGTACGTTCACGTTCCGTTTTGTCGGGTTCGTTGCGGGTATTGCGACTTCAACACCTACACCTCGAGCGAACTGGCCGATGCCACACCCGGTCAGTATCCGGACAGTCTGCGCCAGGAGTTCGCTCTTGCCCGCCGAGTCCTGGACGAGATCGGCCACTGTGAACCACTGCACACCGTGTTCTTTGGCGGCGGTACCCCGACGCTGCTGCCGGCAAGAACGCTGGTGCAGGCTCTGGAGCAACTTCGGGAGACATTCGGGCTGCGCGACGATGCCGAAATCACCACCGAAGCGAATCCCGATTCCGTGGATTCGGAATATCTGCTTGAACTTAAACGCGGCGGCTTTACCAGGGTGAGCTTCGGTGTGCAGTCCGCGGTGCCACATGTGCTGCGAACGCTCGACCGCACCCACGACCCAGCGCGTGTTGGAGATGTCGTCCGTGCCGCCAAAGCAGTGGGGCTAGAGACCTCGATTGACCTCATCTACGGGACGCCAGGGGAGACACTCGCCGACTGGCGTTCATCCCTGGAATTGGCATGCGAACTGAAGCCAGAGCACATATCTGCCTATGCGCTGATCGTTGAACCGGGAACTGCGATCGCACGGCAAATTCGACGCGGCACGATCTCTGCTGTTGACGATGACCTGCAGGCCGATATGTACGAGTTGGCGGATGAGGTACTGACCGCTGCCGGCTATGAGTGGTACGAACTGTCCAACTGGTCACTCGGTGGAAACCAGCCTTGCCGGCACAACTACGCGTATTGGCAGGACACGGACTGGTGGGGGTTCGGTCCGGGCGCACACGGCCACATTAACGGGGTCCGGTTCTGGAATGTGAAGCATCCGACGGCCTATGCCCAGCGCCTGGCAGCTGGTGAATCGCCGGCAGCGGGTCATGAGGTGCTCAGCGAGCAAGACAAGCTATTTGAGCGCATTCTGCTGCAAACCAGATTGCGCAGCGGGTTAGCGACTCGCGTCGTGGATCGCCCGGACGCGGTGGACGAGTGCCTGAACGACGGTTTGATTGAGGCGGTGCCCGCAGCTGAAGGAAGAATTGTGCTCACCTTGCGCGGCCGAATGCTGGCAGATATCGTCGCGCGGCGGCTTACCGATTGA
- a CDS encoding polyribonucleotide nucleotidyltransferase produces MEGPEIKFAETVIDNGKFGTRTVRFETGRLAQQAQGCATAYLDEDIMLLSATSVSKQPKDNFDFFPLTVDVEERSYAKGAIPGSFFRREGRPSTEAILACRLIDRPMRPSFADGLRNEVQIVVTVLSIAPDETYDVLAVNAASMSSQISGVPFSGPIGAVRIVLIDGQWVAFPRYSQLADATFELTVAGRLITKEDGSQDVAIMMVEAQAPDQAWENIHNGGVKPDERVVAEGLEAAKPFITQLVNAQQEVADQVNKEAQEYPTFPPYTDEVRELVAQLAHDELIGVYQIADKQERQAADDALKERVQEAIAAKVEAGELDESAIGQVSGAYKSVTKDVVRGRILRDGQRIDGRGVADIRQLDAEVDVIPRMHGSAIFQRGETQILGVTTLNMLKMEQQIDSLSPVTSKRYMHHYNFPPYSTGETGRVGSPKRREIGHGNLAEKALVAVLPTREEFPYAIRQVSEALGSNGSTSMGSVCASTLSLLNAGVPLRAPVAGIAMGLVSAEVDGQMQYRALTDILGAEDALGDMDFKVAGTSEFITALQLDTKLDGIPSEVLDAALQQAHDARVKILNEAIIAVIDSPDEMAATAPRVISVKVPVDKIGEVIGPKGKVINQIQEDTGADISIEDDGTVYIGATDGPSAEAARDAVNAIANPQVPEVGEQYLGTVVKCASFGAFISLLPGKDGLLHISEVRKLVGGKRVENVDDVLSVGQKLLVRITKIDDRGKLSLEPVLEEGEGDEESAAATEAQEQQ; encoded by the coding sequence GTGGAAGGTCCTGAAATCAAGTTCGCTGAAACCGTGATTGACAACGGTAAATTCGGAACCCGAACGGTTCGTTTTGAAACCGGCCGGCTCGCCCAGCAGGCGCAGGGATGCGCGACTGCCTACCTCGACGAAGACATTATGCTGCTGAGCGCGACCAGCGTGTCGAAGCAGCCGAAGGACAACTTCGACTTCTTCCCGCTCACCGTTGATGTGGAGGAGCGTTCCTACGCTAAGGGCGCGATTCCCGGTTCGTTCTTCCGCCGTGAGGGTCGACCCTCGACCGAGGCGATTCTGGCGTGCCGGCTCATTGACCGCCCGATGCGCCCGTCGTTCGCTGATGGGCTGCGCAACGAGGTGCAGATCGTGGTCACTGTACTGTCGATCGCACCGGACGAAACCTATGACGTACTGGCGGTAAACGCCGCATCCATGTCTTCGCAGATTTCAGGCGTGCCGTTCTCCGGCCCGATTGGTGCCGTGCGCATTGTGCTGATTGACGGTCAGTGGGTTGCATTCCCGCGCTACTCGCAGCTGGCTGACGCTACCTTCGAGTTGACGGTCGCCGGTCGACTGATCACAAAGGAAGACGGTTCTCAGGACGTTGCCATCATGATGGTGGAGGCACAGGCTCCAGATCAGGCATGGGAGAACATTCACAACGGCGGCGTGAAGCCAGATGAGCGGGTAGTTGCCGAGGGCCTCGAGGCTGCGAAGCCATTCATTACCCAGCTGGTCAACGCACAGCAGGAAGTCGCAGACCAGGTCAACAAGGAAGCTCAGGAATACCCTACCTTCCCGCCATACACCGACGAGGTACGCGAGCTCGTTGCTCAGCTGGCCCACGATGAGCTGATCGGTGTGTACCAGATCGCCGACAAGCAGGAGCGTCAGGCAGCCGATGACGCACTCAAGGAGCGCGTCCAAGAGGCAATCGCTGCAAAGGTGGAAGCGGGCGAGCTGGATGAGTCCGCCATTGGGCAGGTTTCTGGCGCATACAAGTCGGTTACTAAGGACGTCGTTCGCGGCCGGATCCTGCGCGACGGTCAGCGTATCGACGGTCGCGGTGTGGCTGATATCCGTCAGCTTGATGCAGAAGTGGATGTCATTCCGCGCATGCACGGCTCGGCAATCTTCCAGCGCGGCGAAACTCAGATCTTGGGTGTAACCACGCTGAACATGCTGAAGATGGAACAGCAGATTGACTCGCTCAGCCCGGTAACCAGCAAGCGGTACATGCACCACTACAACTTCCCGCCCTATTCGACCGGTGAAACCGGTCGCGTCGGTTCCCCCAAGCGTCGCGAGATCGGCCACGGAAACCTGGCTGAGAAGGCGCTGGTGGCTGTGCTGCCAACCCGCGAGGAGTTCCCCTACGCCATCCGTCAGGTCTCCGAAGCGCTTGGCTCGAACGGTTCGACCTCGATGGGGTCGGTGTGTGCCTCGACACTCTCGCTGCTCAACGCCGGTGTACCACTTCGCGCACCGGTCGCCGGTATCGCCATGGGATTGGTTTCGGCCGAGGTCGACGGTCAGATGCAGTACCGCGCGCTCACCGACATTCTGGGTGCTGAGGATGCGTTGGGCGACATGGACTTTAAGGTTGCCGGAACTAGCGAATTCATTACCGCGCTGCAGCTTGATACCAAGCTCGACGGTATTCCTTCCGAGGTGCTTGACGCAGCACTGCAGCAGGCGCACGACGCCCGCGTCAAGATCCTCAACGAGGCAATCATCGCTGTCATTGACTCGCCGGATGAGATGGCTGCCACCGCGCCTCGCGTGATCTCGGTGAAGGTTCCGGTTGACAAGATCGGTGAGGTGATTGGCCCAAAGGGGAAGGTCATCAACCAGATTCAGGAGGACACCGGCGCCGATATCTCGATCGAAGACGACGGCACCGTATACATCGGTGCAACTGACGGTCCCTCAGCAGAGGCCGCGCGGGATGCGGTGAACGCGATCGCTAACCCGCAGGTCCCAGAAGTTGGCGAGCAGTACCTGGGCACCGTCGTCAAGTGTGCGAGCTTCGGTGCGTTCATTTCGCTACTGCCTGGCAAGGACGGCTTGCTGCACATCTCTGAGGTGCGCAAGCTCGTTGGTGGTAAGCGCGTCGAGAACGTTGACGATGTGCTCTCCGTTGGTCAGAAGCTGCTCGTGCGCATCACCAAGATTGATGACCGCGGGAAGCTCTCGCTCGAGCCGGTCCTCGAAGAAGGGGAAGGCGACGAAGAGTCTGCTGCGGCTACCGAAGCGCAGGAACAGCAGTAG
- a CDS encoding histidine phosphatase family protein yields MSHFIYLVRHGEQEHAEHGITDGPLSERGKLQAHAIGQRLAQVPFDQAFTSPLDRAMETAAIMDQYTRGPSVAPNNLLFDCIPSSPESAPEAYASFFSGVDEEMVEAGQAQMQDAVGAFLTHSREDRHTLLVTHNFVIGYLVSHALELPEWRWLTLGSGNTALTILRLRSTRPTELTLFGDCSHLPLSDRTGASWTPQI; encoded by the coding sequence ATGAGCCATTTCATTTACCTAGTCCGGCACGGCGAGCAAGAGCATGCCGAGCACGGCATAACCGACGGGCCACTGTCAGAACGCGGCAAGCTGCAGGCGCACGCCATCGGTCAGCGGCTCGCACAGGTGCCATTTGATCAGGCCTTCACGTCACCGCTTGACCGGGCGATGGAGACGGCCGCAATTATGGATCAGTACACGCGCGGGCCGAGTGTGGCACCGAACAACCTGCTCTTTGACTGCATCCCCTCATCACCGGAATCTGCACCCGAGGCATACGCGAGCTTCTTCTCCGGCGTTGACGAAGAAATGGTTGAAGCCGGACAGGCGCAGATGCAGGATGCGGTGGGCGCGTTCCTGACACATTCGCGCGAAGATCGACACACGCTGCTGGTGACCCATAACTTCGTCATCGGTTACCTCGTGTCGCACGCGTTGGAACTGCCGGAGTGGCGGTGGCTGACGCTCGGGAGCGGGAACACGGCCCTGACGATTCTGCGGCTTCGTTCGACTCGCCCGACCGAGCTCACTCTGTTTGGCGATTGCTCTCATCTGCCGCTGAGTGATCGCACAGGTGCGTCGTGGACTCCGCAGATTTAG
- a CDS encoding pitrilysin family protein, whose protein sequence is MTNAIPLPLDVPHLDALVAGNARLQRTVLPSGVRLITEHVPGSASISIGCYVPLGSRDESDREYGSSHFLEHLLFKGTPTRDARRVALEFERVGGDFNAATSREQTVYHARVRDRDLGMAIDVLTDMLTSSLLDPAEFELERGVILEEIAMTEDDPIDVLWERFYQNFFGDHPLGRPIAGTPKSINAATRDEVWEFYQRNYVPSAVVVAIAGNVDHAQALEQLTAGLMRGGWNLDHAAAPIARRNRQAVVARRKHAVEAIARDLEQTNVIIAAPGLASGDPRRHAFGLLHHILGGGMSSRLFHEVRERRGLVYSVYSFAASHADAGVTGISAACMPAKAAEAIRVIRSELERLAADGVSDQELEDAKGAGAGGGALALESMQARMNRLARAELVLGEFADLDVGVARMNEVESSDIQGLASELLTASFTSEIIGPLAPEACAELEALP, encoded by the coding sequence ATGACGAACGCCATCCCCCTCCCGCTAGACGTCCCCCACCTCGATGCATTGGTGGCCGGTAACGCTCGCCTGCAGCGGACGGTGCTTCCCTCGGGCGTTCGGTTGATTACGGAGCATGTGCCCGGATCCGCTTCGATATCAATCGGTTGCTATGTTCCGCTGGGTTCAAGAGATGAGAGCGACCGCGAGTATGGCTCGAGTCACTTCCTCGAACACCTACTATTCAAGGGCACACCCACACGCGACGCCCGCCGGGTAGCGCTCGAGTTTGAGCGGGTCGGTGGCGACTTTAACGCCGCGACCTCACGTGAACAGACCGTGTACCACGCCCGGGTTCGTGACCGCGATCTTGGGATGGCGATCGACGTGCTCACGGATATGCTCACTAGCTCCCTCCTCGACCCGGCAGAATTTGAGCTCGAGCGCGGCGTGATCCTCGAAGAGATCGCCATGACCGAGGACGACCCAATCGACGTGCTGTGGGAGCGGTTCTACCAGAACTTTTTCGGCGACCACCCGCTGGGGCGGCCAATCGCTGGTACTCCGAAGTCAATCAACGCGGCTACCCGAGACGAGGTGTGGGAGTTCTATCAGCGCAACTACGTACCGTCCGCTGTCGTTGTTGCGATCGCCGGCAATGTCGATCACGCGCAGGCGCTGGAACAGCTGACTGCCGGCCTTATGCGTGGCGGGTGGAATCTCGATCACGCTGCGGCACCGATCGCTCGCCGAAATCGACAGGCCGTGGTAGCTCGACGCAAACACGCAGTAGAGGCAATTGCCCGCGATCTGGAACAAACCAATGTGATTATTGCCGCCCCCGGTCTTGCATCCGGCGATCCGCGGCGACACGCGTTCGGCTTGCTACACCACATCCTCGGCGGCGGAATGTCATCGCGTTTGTTCCACGAGGTCCGTGAACGGCGCGGTTTGGTCTACTCGGTCTATTCATTCGCGGCAAGTCACGCGGATGCGGGCGTAACCGGTATCTCCGCGGCGTGTATGCCCGCGAAAGCTGCTGAAGCAATCCGAGTGATCCGCAGCGAGCTGGAGCGCCTGGCGGCAGACGGTGTGAGTGACCAGGAACTCGAGGATGCGAAGGGTGCTGGTGCCGGTGGCGGTGCCCTGGCCCTGGAATCGATGCAGGCACGGATGAATCGTCTTGCGCGGGCAGAACTCGTGCTCGGTGAGTTTGCCGACCTGGATGTGGGCGTAGCTCGGATGAACGAGGTTGAAAGTAGCGATATTCAGGGACTGGCTAGCGAGCTGCTCACCGCATCCTTCACTAGCGAGATCATTGGCCCGCTGGCGCCAGAAGCCTGCGCAGAGCTGGAGGCATTGCCATGA
- a CDS encoding FKBP-type peptidyl-prolyl cis-trans isomerase, with translation MTELQKPEIPFPEGPAPAELEIEDIEIGDGAEAAAGSTVDVHYVGVDFESGEEFDSSWSRGQSIEFPLAMLVKGWQLGIPGMKVGGRRKLVVPPALAYGEAGMGHPLSGRTLIFVIDLLGVK, from the coding sequence TGACTGAACTTCAGAAACCAGAGATTCCGTTCCCCGAAGGTCCGGCACCGGCAGAGCTCGAGATCGAAGATATTGAGATCGGTGATGGCGCTGAAGCGGCTGCGGGTTCGACTGTTGATGTTCACTACGTCGGCGTTGATTTTGAGTCTGGCGAAGAGTTTGACTCGTCTTGGTCGCGTGGTCAGTCGATCGAGTTCCCGCTGGCAATGCTTGTTAAGGGATGGCAGCTTGGCATCCCCGGGATGAAGGTTGGCGGACGTCGCAAGCTCGTGGTACCACCGGCGCTCGCATACGGTGAGGCCGGTATGGGGCACCCGCTATCCGGGCGCACACTGATCTTTGTTATCGACCTCTTGGGCGTTAAGTAG
- the ppk2 gene encoding polyphosphate kinase 2, translating to MAKDSKPKEQQPNASENDKTPTDTLHIIRAAESETYKLNKQGVPDMTPEVDELGELSRRKPGDPNAWRQGYPYQRKLSRPVYERQKRKLQIELLKLQTWVKESGQKIVIIFEGRDAAGKGGAIKRFMEHLNPRGARTVALEKPTEKESTQWYFQRYVKHLPSAGEIVLFDRSWYNRAGVERVMGYCTPTEYLEFTRSAPEFERMLVHSGIHIVKFWFSVGRAEQLSRFASRRDDPVRQWKLSPTDLASLDKWDDYTAAKEAMFFYTDTAESPWTVVKSNDKKRARLEAMRHVLSLFDYPNKDHAVVGKPDPRIVGSPRDVYDDGEMPSGEFPHVKDITG from the coding sequence ATGGCTAAGGACTCGAAACCCAAAGAACAGCAACCCAATGCATCCGAGAACGACAAAACACCAACGGATACATTGCATATCATTCGCGCCGCTGAATCCGAGACCTACAAGCTGAACAAGCAGGGCGTACCTGATATGACGCCCGAGGTTGACGAACTCGGTGAGCTGAGCCGGCGCAAGCCGGGCGACCCGAATGCCTGGCGACAGGGATACCCGTATCAGCGTAAGCTGAGCCGGCCCGTATACGAGCGCCAGAAGCGCAAGCTGCAGATCGAACTGCTTAAACTGCAGACCTGGGTGAAGGAATCGGGCCAAAAGATCGTCATCATTTTCGAAGGCCGTGATGCTGCGGGTAAGGGTGGCGCGATTAAGCGGTTCATGGAACACCTGAACCCGCGCGGGGCTCGAACTGTTGCACTAGAAAAGCCGACCGAGAAGGAATCCACCCAGTGGTACTTCCAGCGCTACGTTAAGCATCTTCCCTCTGCCGGTGAGATCGTGCTCTTTGACCGTTCCTGGTACAACCGCGCTGGAGTCGAGCGCGTGATGGGGTACTGCACGCCGACCGAATACCTTGAGTTCACCCGATCCGCGCCCGAGTTTGAGCGCATGCTGGTGCACTCCGGGATTCATATCGTGAAGTTCTGGTTCTCAGTTGGCCGTGCGGAGCAGCTGTCGCGCTTTGCCTCGCGTCGTGATGATCCAGTTCGCCAGTGGAAGCTTTCGCCCACCGACCTGGCTTCGCTGGATAAGTGGGACGACTACACCGCAGCTAAGGAAGCGATGTTCTTCTACACCGACACCGCCGAATCTCCTTGGACCGTTGTCAAGTCGAACGACAAGAAGCGTGCTCGACTCGAGGCTATGCGCCACGTCTTGAGCCTGTTCGATTACCCGAACAAGGATCACGCGGTGGTTGGTAAACCGGACCCGCGCATCGTTGGATCGCCTCGAGATGTCTATGACGACGGCGAGATGCCGAGCGGAGAATTTCCGCACGTGAAGGACATCACCGGCTAG
- the thyX gene encoding FAD-dependent thymidylate synthase, translated as MTDEIEFRSDVTVELVRAQASDSDVLFAARVSTVGEQTLAAAGEHADLEARDRGLINYLMRDRHGTPFEHNSMTFYVQAPIFVFREFQRHRIASYNEESGRYRQLRPVFYVPAPERNLIQRGKPGKYEFFPGEPEQTQLVVNSLREQATAAYRSYQQMLDAGIAREVARMVLPLNIYSSMYVTMNARALMNFLSLRTKDESSAFPSFPQREIEMCAEKMETAWRELMPVTAETFQANGRVAP; from the coding sequence GTGACCGACGAAATCGAATTCCGCAGTGATGTAACTGTCGAACTGGTTCGTGCCCAGGCATCCGATAGCGATGTGCTCTTTGCCGCACGCGTGTCGACCGTGGGTGAGCAGACGTTAGCTGCGGCCGGAGAACATGCCGATCTCGAGGCTCGCGACCGCGGGCTCATCAACTACCTCATGCGAGACCGTCACGGCACCCCGTTCGAGCACAACTCGATGACGTTCTATGTGCAGGCGCCCATCTTTGTGTTCCGCGAGTTTCAGCGACACCGTATTGCCAGCTATAACGAGGAGTCCGGCCGTTACCGCCAGCTGCGTCCGGTGTTCTACGTGCCCGCGCCAGAACGAAACCTGATCCAGCGCGGCAAACCCGGTAAGTACGAGTTCTTCCCAGGAGAACCCGAGCAAACACAACTCGTGGTCAACTCGTTGCGGGAACAGGCCACTGCTGCGTATCGCAGCTATCAGCAGATGCTGGATGCGGGCATCGCTCGCGAAGTCGCGCGCATGGTCCTGCCGCTGAACATCTACTCGTCGATGTATGTGACCATGAACGCACGTGCGCTCATGAACTTCCTGTCACTGCGCACTAAAGATGAGTCATCCGCGTTCCCATCCTTCCCGCAGCGCGAGATCGAAATGTGCGCAGAGAAGATGGAGACCGCTTGGCGCGAACTGATGCCGGTCACCGCCGAAACCTTCCAAGCAAACGGTCGCGTTGCCCCCTAG
- the metB gene encoding cystathionine gamma-synthase, with product MSHTQRITPAIRAGIETDPVHGSVVPPLYLSSNFTFEELGKTREFDYTRSGNPTRAVLSAAIAHLEGGAGATIAATGMGAITLALTALLEPGDTVVYPNDCYGGTWRLFTELGQKGLYTFVKADFTDPDGVERTVAEHEPKIVWCETPSNPLLRITDIRAVAAIAQRHNALLVADNTFLTPVGQSPFELGADVVVHSVTKYLNGHSDVVQGAVVAKDEQGAELFDYWGNVLGITASPADSYLTLRGLRTLEVRFAKHQQNAKELVAAIADHPALSTIHFPGLPSHPGHDIAAAQQRGFGAMFSVELAGGEASVRAFLDGLRYFSLAESLGGTESLVAHPDTMTHASMTPEARADAGITSGLLRFSVGIEPVEDLIADLKEALDRAAAA from the coding sequence ATGTCGCATACGCAACGGATTACTCCGGCAATTCGGGCCGGCATCGAAACTGATCCTGTGCACGGATCGGTGGTCCCGCCGCTGTACCTCTCCAGCAACTTCACCTTCGAGGAACTGGGCAAAACTCGCGAGTTTGACTACACGCGCTCGGGTAACCCGACTCGCGCCGTGCTCAGTGCAGCGATTGCACATCTTGAAGGTGGGGCAGGGGCGACTATTGCTGCCACGGGCATGGGCGCGATTACGCTTGCGCTCACTGCGCTGCTCGAGCCGGGAGACACTGTTGTTTACCCGAATGATTGTTATGGCGGCACCTGGCGACTGTTTACCGAACTGGGCCAGAAGGGGCTGTACACCTTTGTCAAGGCTGATTTCACCGACCCTGATGGGGTGGAGCGTACAGTCGCAGAGCACGAGCCGAAAATCGTGTGGTGCGAGACCCCATCCAACCCGCTGCTGCGGATCACCGATATTCGTGCCGTCGCGGCGATTGCCCAGCGCCACAATGCGCTGCTGGTCGCCGACAACACCTTCCTGACGCCGGTTGGTCAGTCTCCCTTTGAGCTGGGAGCTGACGTGGTCGTGCACTCTGTGACCAAGTATTTGAACGGTCACTCGGATGTGGTCCAGGGCGCCGTGGTCGCCAAGGATGAACAGGGCGCAGAGCTCTTTGACTACTGGGGCAATGTGTTGGGAATTACCGCAAGCCCAGCCGATTCGTATCTGACCCTCCGCGGGCTGCGTACGCTCGAGGTTCGCTTCGCCAAACATCAGCAGAACGCTAAGGAACTCGTGGCCGCGATCGCTGATCACCCAGCACTGAGCACGATTCACTTCCCAGGGCTGCCGAGCCACCCGGGTCACGATATTGCCGCCGCCCAGCAGCGCGGTTTCGGAGCGATGTTCTCGGTCGAACTCGCCGGTGGAGAGGCATCCGTGCGCGCCTTCTTGGACGGATTGCGCTACTTCTCGCTGGCCGAATCGCTCGGCGGTACTGAATCGCTTGTCGCGCATCCGGACACGATGACCCACGCGTCGATGACTCCTGAGGCACGAGCGGATGCGGGAATTACGTCGGGACTGCTGCGTTTCTCTGTCGGTATCGAACCGGTAGAAGATTTGATCGCAGACCTCAAGGAAGCATTGGATCGCGCGGCCGCAGCCTAA
- the dapB gene encoding 4-hydroxy-tetrahydrodipicolinate reductase codes for MALKIAVTGATGRLGSQIAQIVSEHPDYELHSAMNSTHEPQAMLGADVLVDATHYEASVELVQFAISHGLDAVIATSGWNEERIDAIAAELPADRRLLFVPNFSVGSVVASHLATIVGRYFDSIEIIEAHHEHKVDSPSGTAVRTAEAIAAARNQAPRANFAEQSARGECVSGIPIHSLRLRGVVADQQVLFGGEGEVVTVRHETTSTRAYSQGITLALSRIRSLSGVTIGLDELLGLDTQTGQ; via the coding sequence ATGGCACTGAAGATTGCCGTTACCGGGGCGACCGGTCGGCTCGGTAGTCAAATTGCACAGATTGTCTCGGAGCATCCGGACTATGAGCTTCACAGCGCCATGAACTCGACCCATGAGCCACAAGCCATGCTGGGGGCAGATGTGCTCGTGGACGCAACACACTACGAAGCATCCGTCGAGCTCGTGCAGTTCGCGATTTCACACGGTCTGGATGCGGTGATCGCAACCAGCGGCTGGAATGAGGAACGCATCGATGCGATAGCGGCTGAACTGCCAGCGGATCGCCGGTTGCTGTTCGTGCCGAACTTCTCGGTCGGCTCCGTCGTTGCGAGCCACCTCGCCACCATTGTCGGGCGTTACTTTGACTCCATCGAGATCATTGAGGCCCACCACGAGCACAAGGTGGATTCGCCATCGGGTACAGCGGTGCGTACCGCCGAGGCCATCGCTGCGGCGAGAAACCAAGCTCCGCGGGCAAACTTCGCCGAACAGTCGGCTCGGGGGGAGTGCGTGTCGGGTATTCCGATCCACTCCCTGCGATTGCGCGGCGTGGTCGCCGATCAGCAGGTGCTGTTTGGTGGCGAGGGCGAGGTGGTGACGGTGCGCCATGAGACCACTTCGACGCGCGCATATTCGCAAGGAATCACGCTCGCGCTCAGCAGAATACGCTCGCTGAGCGGTGTCACGATCGGTCTGGACGAACTACTGGGCCTTGATACTCAGACGGGACAGTAA